The Temnothorax longispinosus isolate EJ_2023e chromosome 7, Tlon_JGU_v1, whole genome shotgun sequence genome contains a region encoding:
- the LOC139816020 gene encoding uncharacterized protein, with the protein MPVIIEHLQEKKQKPYKKKRYWESPIVKSRRVHGNYASLFPLLLTNRQLFTNYFRMSATHFEVLVQLVGPSIERTRETIARRPISVGERLALTLRYVVSGDSMVSLSYQFRMGKSTVSNIIFETCTALWNKLRASVLELPTTEDWKEIGRGFESQWNFPNCIGAIDGKHIPIQAPAGAGSEYYNYKGFHSIVLLAICDYRYAFTMLDIGATGRQSDGGIFSRSKMRKYFEEDRMGVPNPVSVLDSDTVLHFVAVGDQAFPLTTYLMTLYPENNKLSLDQRIFNYRLSRARRIIENTFGILTAKWRILRRTIDANVETIEAIVKATICLHNYLIKKEESTYFCKSMVDRETRNGDVIPGIWRNDTSENNLFQNLNQPNQAVLCREALQVRRKFTEFFANEGAVPWQFHQIYR; encoded by the exons ATGCCTGTAATAATTGAAcatttgcaagaaaaaaaacaaaaaccatataaaaagaaacgataTTGGGAGTCTCCAATAGTAAAGAGTCGTCGTGTACATGGTAATTATGCTTCGTTGTTTCCTTTGCTGCTCACGAATAGACAATTGTTTACCAATTACTTCAGAATGTCAGCAACACATTTTGAAGTATTGGTTCAGTTAGTTGGGCCTAGCATTGAAAGAACACGTGAAACCATAGCACGTCGACCTATATCTGTTGGCGAGCGATTGGCTTTGACACTAAG ataTGTTGTTTCTGGAGACAGTATGGTTTCATTGTCTTACCAATTTCGAATGGGAAAATCTACTGTTTccaatataattttcgaaacATGTACAGCATTATGGAATAAATTACGAGCATCTGTTTTAGAATTGCCAACAACTGAAGATTGGAAAGAAATTGGAAGAGGATTTGAATCTCAGTGGAATTTTCCTAATTGTATTGGTGCAATCGATGGAAAACACATTCCCATACAG gCTCCCGCGGGTGCTGGTtctgaatattataattacaaaggaTTTCATAGTATAGTGTTGTTGGCTATATGTGATTATCGTTACGCATTTACAATGTTGGATATTGGAGCTACTGGGCGCCAGAGCGACGGTGGTATTTTCTCACGAtcgaaaatgagaaaatattttgaagaagACAGAATGGGAGTGCCAAATCCGGTATCTGTATTGGACAGCGATACTGTTCTTCACTTTGTTGCAGTTGGAGATCAAGCATTTCCCTTGACAACATATTTAATGACACTTTATCctgaaaataacaaattgtCACTTGATCAAAGAATTTTCAACTACCGTTTATCGAGAGCTCGaagaattattgaaaatacatTTGGGATTCTTACTGCAAAATGGAGAATACTTCGAAGAACAATAGACGCAAATGTAGAAACAATTGAAGCTATTGTAAAAGCAACGATATGTctccataattatttaataaaaaaggaagagtCGACATATTTTTGCAAGTCAATGGTAGATAGAGAAACAAGAAATGGCGATGTAATTCCAGGTATTTGGCGAAATGATacatctgaaaataatttatttcaaaatttaaatcaaccaAATCAAGCTGTATTATGTCGAGAAGCTTTACAAGTACGAAGAAAGTTCACAGAGTTTTTCGCCAATGAAGGAGCAGTACCTTGGCAATTTCACCAAATTTATCGATAA
- the LOC139816957 gene encoding uncharacterized protein codes for MRPIDVTPAIGDKLLTTVYSHVKIAVPAPFKLGDSVRVSKFKTIFDKGYTPNWTTEVFRIVKVQKTNPVTYLLEDFCGKPIAGGFYEYELHRVANPDVYLVEKVLRKRGDEVYVKWLGFDNSHNSFTMIFYNVPMAAFWYNRV; via the coding sequence ATGCGACCCATCGATGTTACCCCCGCGATCGGCGACAAGCTCCTAACAACGGTGTACAGCCACGTAAAGATCGCTGTTCCCGCGCCATTCAAATTGGGCGACTCGGTACGCGTGAGTAAATTCAAGACAATCTTCGACAAAGGATACACGCCAAATTGGACCACGGAGGTGTTTAGAATCGTCAAAGTGCAGAAAACTAATCCTGTGACGTATCTGTTGGAAGATTTCTGCGGAAAACCCATCGCCGGCGGCTTCTACGAATACGAGTTACATCGCGTTGCTAATCCCGACGTGTATctcgttgaaaaagttttgcgcAAAAGGGGAGATGAGGTTTATGTAAAGTGGTTAGGATTTGATAATTCACATAATTCATTtacaatgatattttataatgtcccCATGGCAGCGTTTTGGTATAACCGGGTATAA